A window of Glycine soja cultivar W05 chromosome 13, ASM419377v2, whole genome shotgun sequence genomic DNA:
GTTTATCGTCATTTAAGTGATAAATAGGTTTTTCTGCCATAAGATGAAGTGATTAGTGGATTATTGTTTTCCAATGCACAGTGAAAAATGGTGAACACCAAATACTAGCAACCTAACAGATATCTTTTTTTGAGGAAACCTAACAGATATCTTAAAATACTAAATTAGCACTAAAATGATCATATTTTAAACATACCATTACGTATAACTTGTTAATCTAAATTAGAATCTATATTATAATACTTCAGGGGATAATTTATCTCATCTAAAAAATTTTAGATATtcaagattttaaattaataaatcttagtttattattatagaATTATTTTGCTTGAGTCGGGTAATACCACCGTGGacagtaaattttttttccctaGTATTTATGCAACTAGGTATCTAAAACTTGAACTTGAGACGACTGATTAAGCTAGAATAATTTTGTGTCAATTATAAACTTAAGAATATATTTCATCATTTTTCTCCATATTCTAATCTAGACTTCCAATTACTATATATGCGCTGAAAAATAGGCTGAATAGGACACTAGAGACAATATGAAGCAACTGGGGCTGTCGGATACACACTATAGACCAAGTCAAGTCCTTGCTTTAATGACCAGACAAGCTTgaataaaagtaaaaggaaTTCTTAACCAATGTAGagatttgaacttttttttggtgTCTACCATGATAGGGACCTTATTCAGAAGGTCAGACAAGCCTTACGTGTATTCTTTTGGGAAAGATTACACAAAAATGTGTAACATTAAAGATAAAGAAGGCAGGACATCTGGGTTCACAGGTTTAAGCATGAAACACACTGCATTCAAGGACCAGTAATTATAACTTTGCTAAACAGTTGGATTTTCAATCTTGAGTCGAATTTCATAAACTCTGACACAGGGAAATAGTGGATTCCTCTACCCCCATAATCTTGAGATATGCAACATCATTGTTCTCAGCTCCTCAAGCCATTTTATGGTCGATGTCCTTGTGCTGTTCAGTTTGAAACACAGTTTCCATCCTAGTTTGTACCTTTAAAAGCAAGTACTCGTACTTGCAAGAATGCTTAAACAGTGTCGTCAAAATATAGAAAGGGAAGTCAATGTAGAAGACCAAAATGCACAAGACAATGTCCAGTGAGACACGATGTTCCTTCATGTCATGGCTTCACCTAATAGGTTAATGTTAATCATTTAGGTTAAAATTTCCTTAAATAACTCACCATGCACAATGTACTATGTTACCACCTAGGTGGTGTGGGTATGGTTTGTCACTTTTTACATGATTCTTATAAGGACTCATTTAAAGAGATTCCGATACCCAATATATGATAAGGTGAATTTAGTACGCGGAATGCAGGGCTATTGAAATAATTGTGTAACTATGCTCCAAGGTCCTACAACACTAATATTGTCTGAGAGCAAAAAGTTCACAAAGCTTATTCAAACCTAAAACTCTGAACAATcactaaatataaaatattcatctgaagttatatgagaaaattttattggacttataaataagttttttttctccCATAAGTTCTTTTTGATAAGCTTACCTAAATAGGTGGTCCATACTAGAATGAAACGCTAACTTGGGGTTAAGATTTTGGATCTAGACAGTTGTGCGCCTAAATCTGTCCATGAATTTTCTGAGAGATTCGTCGTCTACTTATCGCAGACTGGCCAAGGCGGCCGAGATCATGCGGTGAGACCTGCTGGTGTCATACTGCACACTGAATTGTTCGATGAGGGTGTTGAAGCTGTCTATGGGCCTGGGTGGGAGTCCATCATATCAGGTCAATGCTACCCCCTTGAGGGATGTAGGGAAGACACGACATAGAATCGCATCGTCATTAGTGTAGAGGTTAACCTGTGTCAGGAAGACATCTAGATGCTCGTTTGGATCTGTTGTCTCATCATATCGCTTCAAATTGAGTGGTTTCCACCCTAAGGATATGTTTGTCTCCATAATGCAGTCAATAAAGGGATGCCAATAGACGATCCTCCCTGTTGGACGATGCATATGGGTGAGACTCAAGTCATCTACAATGTTGTCTGTGCGTCAAGGGTGTGATTCCCCTTGAGTGCGTTCAGTCAAGGTGTGGGCGGATTGCCCATCGCCATGGGGACGTCTGACACGAGCCTCCAACTAATCATGGTCAACCTTTAGCTTTGTCAACTCCTCATCATGGCGTTGCTCCATCTCCGCGATGCGGTTTTGGAGTTGATGTAAAGCGTCTGTGTTTGTCATAGCTGTTGGATGAGAGTGAGAGTCTTTGAGAGGGGTCTCACGTCTGAGGCCAGAATAAGTGTTAACCATGGATGAAAGAGAGAGAGTTGACAAGAGGCCGCTAAGTGTGTTTTACTGCGGCCCCACGGTGGGCCCCAAATGTTCTTATCAAAATCCTAAACCTAGACACATCATGGTTGACAGGGCAAATCGGCTTTGAGGATGAACTTTATTGAGAGGGCAGGAGGGGggacctgcaaaacaaaaaatttcaacgCTTAAGTAAGAATATGAGTTAGGAGAAATAAGCAAGTATATGCGTATGAGAGCATGAATGCTTAAGCTCGAAGGGTGAGCGAATGAGAGATGTGATGGGATGTGTAGAGAATTCGATGGAACCTGTATTTAAAATAGCAGAGTGTGACTATCGGTTCTTATTTGTAGGGGTTGTTATAGTCTTTGCAAATAATTCCCAACTTGTAGATAATAGTTGAGGACTTAtagataatgttagagataaacaTTTGATTATAGATAAAAGGTAAAAAATCATCGTAccttgtaaataatgtgtggaCTTATAGATAACTAATTACTTGTCATTAGATAAGatgttcaaatatatttaaatattaataaattaaagataacaTGTTTGGTGGGGAGCCCGGCTACCGAGGGCCAAACGTCCACGCTCTTTTTGTAGGACTAATATGAAAGATTGACACATATCCCAAAGTATCATATAGAATGACACATGTATTTTGTTGATCCTtaataatatagaaaaataccagataatatgataaattttatacttttaacaaaaaaatgcgACACATTCAACTTTATGGGTGCCTTATGCCACGGCCAAGAGCAAGGCAAAAAATATATTCCCAACccctaacaaaataaataacaaaaagaatGGTAGCATGCAAAAGTTAACAACAATGGTAGTCATAGAGCAGCTTTTGTTATAATTCATAATTGACACCGTTTTGTTGAGattctttgaatttttattttttttgagatAGAGATTCTTTGAAGTTAACAACGttcaatttgtaattaaaaaagattGGGCAAGcgaataagaagaaaataatgttgGGCTTTTGAAGGTGGAACAATACGATATGACGGTATGATCGTATTAGGCAAAGGATAATTGCTTTCTGCATCTGTATAATTTCTTTCTGCACCTTTTTAACTTCTAAAAAACCTAtttcaaaatgtaaaattacattctgGATTAATCTttctaaaatgtaaaatttatattatgaaaaGACTAATCTGAAATTACATTTGCCGAGGCAACAAAGATAGAGGCGCAGAAAAGCAATTGCCGAGGCAAAGTATTGGTTCTGTTGGAGGAACCTGATTATCAGTTCACATCCAATCCAATACTAAGATTCTTATTCGGAACAGGCTTTTGCAAACCCCGGATGTTTTACACTGCATTTCGACATATAATCCTTTGAATTGCATATTGCGAATCTTCAATTTCACTGCATCATGACATTGACCTTTGtgcgtttatttttttaagaaaaaaaggtaCACGTGTCTCTTCCTTCATGCGAGGATTCAAATTTAGTTCATCatcttgtttaaaattaatttctgacTCAATCTTCATTTGTCAAAAGAGGGAGTGTTTACTACTATTAAACTTTACCTCTTTTACAACTAAACACTATAaactttaattatatgataCTACCCTtaaattttatctcttttgtaaatagatataataaattttaattatttcttaaactTTACCTTTTGCACATAcatatctaaattttaataataaatccgATTTAATTCGATTTTGATTCGAATTAAAATTCAGACATaaacttattaaaatttaattcaaaccaaatcaattaaaattaattgagtcagattaaaaaaaaatatcacagaTCCAACCAATCCTTAACCATAGCAAAATACATattaatggtaaaaaaaaaaaaaaattcactctaTTCAAAGTCTTCTAATAAGAATTGTGGTACAGGCAGTAGTCGGCAGCAGCCTACCAAAAAACACAGACGGAATAATCAGTCGCCAGAATTAACAAGTGGGTAGGCATGGTTCCACGTGTCGTGACGCAGTTGGAGACTAAAAGCTTGCGTAGTAaatgggtaaaaaaaaaaaaagaaaagtgtttGGGTTGTCGAACAAGGACCACAAATaaataagcaagaaagaaagaaacgtCAAATTATTGGGAGCCGCAAGATCCTTGTGGGGCAACTCAACCATTTTACACGTTGGCACTGTGGTTCCCTTAAACTAGTGGATCGGAGAAAACTGGGTGGGACCCACTACTTTTATGCTCCCCCTTCTTTCCAAAACATCGACTTCCACATGCTTGATTCTCTACAACGCGCTCTATCAAACCCCACATTCAAAAGAAGTAACCCACCAACCATTCAAAGGATTCATAATTTTGATCACAATTTTATGAGTTATATATAACTTaatgtatttgttttaaaatattattgggCCTTAACTATTACTAGTTTTTTCTATTGAGAAGTTGGTCAACGAAATGAAATCATCAATGCATTTAAGTGGATTGTCAAGGTTGGCTTACCTAATTAGTGACATTGACAATTTTATCCTAACATGAAAACGAGTGCAAGGTGTTTCTAGTTTGATCGGATGAAGAGAACTTTTCTATTCACATTAATCTTGTTACTCTTGAATGGGattgtttttgataaaaaaaaaaatatatatatatatatatatatatatatatataagtggtttatagtataaaaatatacttaataaCATGTCATTCGAGTAGGAATTTGATTCGATTCATATTCCTAACAAAATAattccattagaagtgatcaacaaaatttcttaataaattagAATTGATAATACTTTATATGACCGTGAACGTGAACGTAAATAAGAATTGATGTATAGATTAAACGGAAAGAAACTGTTTTGTTATGCTCTTCTTAGGTTtatgtttttaagaaaacaaaaacatgtgGGTATTTTTTACTAACCATAGAAAATTAGAAGATGAGCCTAAGGTGTATGAAATAAGAGGACAATATTTTGTTCCGATGGGACCGGACAAGGGACGATGAAATCAGTGTAGTGGAAGAAGTTGTGTTTTTGTTGGGACAATTGGTGGCTCTCAAATTGTGAACCGCACATATACCCACCCTGCTTCCCACGCCACATCGATCTCacgttctctctctttcttttttcttgttgaaACTGTGAGTCTATGTTATTTGTGGCGGAGCATGAACTCCTCCACCAACACCTCGAATTCTCAGTCAATGGCTGCAGCAGCCAGTGATGGGTCTGGGAAGAAGGTAAGAAAACCTTACACCATAACCAAGTCCAGGGAGAGTTGGACTGAGGAAGAGCACGACAAGTTTCTCGAAGCTCTTCAACTGTGAGTCCACTTCCTTCTTTCCCTTTTAACATTGTTACCTGTTTTACTTTTTACATTGAATATTTATATGACTATGTTTGAGGTTCTTAcagccaatttttttattttttttatttaagtatcCCTATTTCTGTGTCTTTTTCTATATGAGCAAATCATTTGGCTAGCATTTCTTATACGTTTTGGTGTCTGGGGAGAACCCAATTCATGCTGTTCAGCACAAGTCCTGAAGTGGAGTATTTCAACGGAATCTCCTCTGGTTCAAACTTCGCTGATGTATCTGCAAGAGACTCCGATGCTCAAGTTTGTGTATGAATGATACAAATAGAGAATAGAATTTAGAGTACCTCATATACCTTATTGGGTCTCTATTTATACCATTCTTGATTTGGTTATCTGGGCATTCTGACATGAGGTAACATGGGAAATGCCTCCTTGGACAAATCTTACTGGAATTGCTACCTCTTACAGATTCTTGGCCATGATTTCATGCTTTGCATCAGTATCGATGTTCATCTACCACTATAAGGTTCTAGAAATATGCCTTTTGAGGCATAGTTATTGGATTTTGGTTATTGAGCCAGCGCATTGGCTTAATTTGCTAGACTGAGCCAAAATTTTCCAAAGAGGGATCCAGAATAGATGCTAAGACCTGTAGGTTGAAGGAGTAGAGGATGGTCAAGTTGTTAGAAAAACTGTACAATTACAAGTAGATGGAATGTTACAAGGTTGAAAACTTGGAATGAAAACTAATTTGATACTGGGATTATGTGGCAGCACAGAattaggagaaggtagaaataaAATGTAGTCATTTTCAGGCTATGGTCTAATTTTGGTTGAAACTGCCTTTCAGTCTGCTTGCGCTCTATTTTCAATCTTCCCAActttacaatttaaattaagtGAAGAACTCTGCAATCCAGTTGGTGACATCTTGTGGTTTATTCAGATTTGACAGGGACTGGAAGAAAATTGAAGATTTTGTAGGTTCAAAAACAGTTATTCAGGTTAGGAGTCTGCTTTTTCAGCTCTATTGTCTATATTCTACTGGGCATTATTTGTCACTAACTAATGACTTTTGTCAGATTCGAAGCCATGCTCAGAAGTACTTCTTGAAAGTTCAAAAGAATGGGACAGTGGCACATGTGCCTCCTCCCCGTCCAAAGCGCAAAGCTGCTCATCCTTACCCACAAAAGGCATCAAAAAATGGTTTGCTTCTATTTGAGATGTTGATATTCTCTGCCCTTAAAGGTGCAACATTTCATGCATCCCTGACATGCTACTTTCTGGTTTTCCAGTTTTGGTGCCACTACCAGCTTCTGTTGGTTATGCTTCATCAAGAAATACGCTTGCACCTGGGTTTGCCTCATGGGATGAAACTTCCCTGCTGATGAATGCCGGAGCTGATAAACCCATGACCTGTCAGGATGAACTCAACAGTGTTCATCATGGAAATGAAGGCATGCATACtccttttgtttgttgtttgtttgaAGTCCATAGTCTACATTTATTTGCTATACTAAATGGAACTGTCCACCACTTATTATGTTATATGACGTTACTGATTCAGCTGATATTGGATCAAAGGGGATAACACAGATTACCAACAGCAGTCTCAGTGGTGTTGGAAATTCTACTAGAACACTACTGACTTCTGAGATACCAAAGCAAGGGAAACAAGCTCCAGTGCTTCATGGTAATCTTCTGATATGctgatttttgttttgcattcaTTTTCAATTGAATTTAGTAACGGATGATCATTTGTCACTTTGAACATATTTCTCAGGTTTGCCAGATTTTGCTGAAGTTTACGGTTTCATTGGAAGTGTATTTGATCCAGAAACAAATGACCATGTCCAGAAGCTGAAGGAAATGGATCCTATAAATTTTGAAACTGTGAGTTGAATACTTGGATGAAACTTATCATCATTTAATTAGCTGATATGCAGCCCTCTACCCTCTGACAGAAGTAATTGCAA
This region includes:
- the LOC114382316 gene encoding protein REVEILLE 8-like isoform X2 — its product is MNSSTNTSNSQSMAAAASDGSGKKVRKPYTITKSRESWTEEEHDKFLEALQLFDRDWKKIEDFVGSKTVIQIRSHAQKYFLKVQKNGTVAHVPPPRPKRKAAHPYPQKASKNVLVPLPASVGYASSRNTLAPGFASWDETSLLMNAGADKPMTCQDELNSVHHGNEADIGSKGITQITNSSLSGVGNSTRTLLTSEIPKQGKQAPVLHGLPDFAEVYGFIGSVFDPETNDHVQKLKEMDPINFETVLLLMRNLTVNLSSPDFEPIKVLSTYDVNTMAVGIDVKKQTNDLSCQTA
- the LOC114382316 gene encoding protein REVEILLE 8-like isoform X1; amino-acid sequence: MNSSTNTSNSQSMAAAASDGSGKKVRKPYTITKSRESWTEEEHDKFLEALQLFDRDWKKIEDFVGSKTVIQIRSHAQKYFLKVQKNGTVAHVPPPRPKRKAAHPYPQKASKNVLVPLPASVGYASSRNTLAPGFASWDETSLLMNAGADKPMTCQDELNSVHHGNEADIGSKGITQITNSSLSGVGNSTRTLLTSEIPKQGKQAPVLHGLPDFAEVYGFIGSVFDPETNDHVQKLKEMDPINFETVLLLMRNLTVNLSSPDFEPIKKVLSTYDVNTMAVGIDVKKQTNDLSCQTA
- the LOC114382316 gene encoding protein REVEILLE 8-like isoform X3, with the translated sequence MNSSTNTSNSQSMAAAASDGSGKKVRKPYTITKSRESWTEEEHDKFLEALQLFDRDWKKIEDFVGSKTVIQIRSHAQKYFLKVQKNGTVAHVPPPRPKRKAAHPYPQKASKNVLVPLPASVGYASSRNTLAPGFASWDETSLLMNAGADKPMTCQDELNSVHHGNEADIGSKGITQITNSSLSGVGNSTRTLLTSEIPKQGKQAPVLHGLPDFAEVYGFIGSVFDPETNDHVQKLKEMDPINFETVLLLMRNLTVNLSSPDFEPI